Proteins found in one Gammaproteobacteria bacterium genomic segment:
- a CDS encoding polysaccharide export protein yields MKIRWNSSAIISLLFAGLLVSGCSSAPTASTIELADEAMTPAEDYRIGPGDELEVFVWEHADLSVNVPVRPDGKISTPLVEDLKAEGKTPSELSDDLEKALSEFVRAPVVSVIVQEFRGQFSNQIRVVGQAEKPQALSYREGITLLDVMIEVGGLTQFAAGNKSKIVRRDGTTQSEMPVRLSDLMKKGKINNNVAMRPGDVLIIPESVF; encoded by the coding sequence ATGAAAATTCGATGGAACAGTAGTGCAATTATTTCGCTTTTATTTGCTGGGTTACTAGTTAGTGGCTGTTCGTCAGCACCGACAGCATCAACCATAGAGCTTGCTGATGAAGCAATGACTCCTGCAGAAGATTATCGAATTGGTCCGGGTGATGAGTTAGAAGTATTTGTTTGGGAGCATGCAGACTTGTCGGTTAATGTGCCTGTTCGTCCAGACGGTAAGATATCAACGCCATTGGTTGAAGATCTGAAAGCAGAAGGTAAAACTCCTTCAGAATTATCTGATGACTTGGAGAAAGCGCTTTCTGAATTTGTTCGAGCGCCTGTCGTCAGCGTTATTGTTCAAGAATTTAGAGGTCAATTCAGCAATCAGATTAGAGTAGTTGGCCAAGCAGAAAAACCTCAAGCTTTATCATATCGAGAAGGTATTACGTTGTTAGATGTGATGATTGAAGTTGGTGGTTTAACACAATTTGCAGCAGGTAATAAGTCTAAAATTGTGCGTAGAGACGGTACTACACAATCAGAAATGCCTGTGAGGCTTTCTGACTTAATGAAGAAGGGGAAAATCAACAACAATGTCGCAATGCGACCAGGTGATGTGCTGATTATTCCTGAGTCAGTATTTTAA